The DNA region GCCCCTTGGAAACTCACGCTTCAGGCCGCCGCGATTCGCACGGCACGCTCTGTCCTGCCCGGTTTCTTCACCAACCGGATGGGGTGGGAGTCTTACCAGCAGGCTGCCGCCCTGGTGGCGCCGACCAAGGTTGAGAAACGGCTGATGATCCGCCTTTTCGGTGCGGACCCGCACAAGGTGCACATCGTCACCAACGGGGTCGAGGATTTTTTCTTCCGGCACGAGCCGGGTGACCGGGGCGCGCGGCTGGTTTGCACCGCGACAATTACCGAGCGCAAGCGGGTTTTGGAACTGGCGGAAGCGGCCGTGCTGGCTGCGATCCCCATCCGCATCGTCGGCCGGCCGTACTCGGAACAGGACCCGTATTACCGGGCGTTTGCTTCCGTGGCACGAAAGCACCCTGACCTGGTTCTTTACGACGGGCCGGTTAACGATCGAAGGGCGTTGGCGCGCCTCTACCAGCAGAGCGCCGGATTCGTGCTGTTAAGCACCATGGAAAGCCTGAGCCTCTCCTCCATGGAAGCCGCGGCGAGCGGGTGCAAGCTGCTGCTGGCTGATCTTCCCTGGGCACGGGACGCCTTCGGGGCAAAGGCGTGGTATTGCCCGGTGCCGGCTGCCGTCGAACGTACGGCGCAGATCCTCAAAAATTTCGTACGGAACCTTTCCGGAGTGCCCACCCCGCCGGTTCCGTTTACCTGGAACGAGATCGGGCGGCAATTTGCCCGAATCTACGAGGGCGTGGCGAACCCAAACACCGCCGGAAAATCCGGCGGTGGTGGGGGCGGTGGTGGTGGTGCCGCGTCGTGACGCGCGGCGCGACCCGGGTTGCAAATCTTCACACCGTCCGGTATCAAGAGCTCCCATCATGCTCCGGGTCAGCCATCCCCGTTGGAAAGCCCATGACGTCCGTCCGCATTTCAAGCCGGCTCGAGAGCATTATGCACCTGCCGACCAGCCGATGTTTGAGGCTGCCTATGCCGAGCTTTGCCGGATTGACCTGAATGGGAAAAACGTCCTCGAGGTCTGTTGCGGAGCCGGCATGCTGGCAGTGTGCCTGGCCAGGGTTTTTCCGGATGCCCGGATTACGGCCCTCGACCGGTACGCCGATGCGGGCGGCGAGATCACGGCCGTGCAACCTGAGTTGCCCAACCTCAAGTACGTCGTCGGCGACGCCTTGAACCTTCCGCAGTACGCCGATGGGTCATTCGATCTGATCTATGGGCAGGCCACCCTTCACCACCTCGCGCACGATTGCACCCGCGTGGCGCTGGAGTACTCACGACTGCTGAAACCGGGCGGCCGCCTCATTTTCATCTATGAGCCGCTTGGTCATAACCTGCTGGTGGACGTAATCCGAGCGGCACGGATCGCCCGCCGGGAACTTGGTGATGAAAGTAACCTCTACCTTTCCATGCTTGAAGGGATCACCCGGGCTTTTTCCCACTGCGCCGGCTGCGAAGTCCAGGTTTTCAACCTGCTAAGCTATGCGGTCAAGGGAGTTCAAAACCAGGCGATCCTGGCGGCGGCGCACAACCTGGATGCATGGATCCTGGAGCGTCATCCGAAACTTTTAAGGTATTGCGCGAACTGCAACATCGTCTTCACGAAGGCTGCCCGGCAAAATTCTCCGGCCGAGCCCGCCGGGTGAGGCGCGTAAGGATAACGTCGTCTTTCGCGGGAGAATCTGCGCGCGACGCCTTCTGTCGCCCCTACAGGGCTCATCATGATTTTACGGTTCCCCAGGGTAAACCCTGGGCTATGTTCTACCGCCCCTTCGGGGCTGAAATCCGGTCGGAATTCTATCAATACAACTGTGTAAATGATAAAGGCCGATTTAACGCCGTGCGGAGCCTCCGGCGGCGTCGCCCTGCCAGAATTTTATCTGAACAACTGTCTAAATGGTATTAGGCTCGGGTACCCCCCGCCATAAAGGTATCACCTTACTAACTGCCCTTGGAGGGGAGGAGGCTCCTGATGATTCGCTCGTAGCCGTCGAGCACACGCGGCCAATGGTACTGCCGTGCGACGGCCGTCCGGCCCGCAGCCGCCAGATCCGCCCTGGTAACGTTGTCAAGCAGCACGCGGCGGAGCGCCCGGACCAGGCCAACGTTAGTGAGCGCAGTGATCCCTCCCGGCATTTCCGTAATTGCTCCGCTTGGTACGGCGACGAACGGAACACCGTTTGCCATGGCTTCCAAGAGGACGATCGGCTGGGTCTCGGCGTTAGCCGTCAACAGGAATGCGTCCGCGGCCCGGTAAGCGGCGCAAGTCTCCGCTCGAGAAAGCCCGGCCAGCAGCCTTACGTCGCCCGTGAACCCCCCTGCGCGCAGCTTTGCCAGCGCAGCTTCCAGCTCATTCATGTATTCATTGTGTTCACTCCCGATAAAGACCAGGGCTGCACCGGGCACGGCGGCTTCGGCGAAAACCCGGAGCGCCCGGATTTGGTTTTTTCGTCCGCTGTAATTCGCGACGCAAAGGACCAGCCTGGCACGATCATCGATGCCGTGGAGGGCGCGAAAAGGGATTGCGGCATTTGCGAATTCCTCCGGCCGTACGCCGTTTGGAAGCACCGTATGGCGCCGGTAACCGGTCAGATCGGCAACCAGATGGTCGATGAACCGGCGAAGATTGCGCTTCTCGCTAAGTAAAACGACCTGGTCATAACGGCGCAGGTCCGAGGCCAATCGAAGCGCGATCGGCAACCGCCCGATCCATTGGCCGATCCCGAAATAAGGCGGCCGATGGAACGTCAGCAGGTGAGTGGAAAAGCCATGACTTACCAGCACCTTGCGCGCCGTCGTGGCCGGAAAGACGTTTTGTGCCAGGAACGTTGACCAGACATTCCAGTATTGGCAGATGATAACATCGCACGGAAACTGTGCGACGAAGCGCTGATAACCGGCAACCTCACCCCGCATGCCGGTCCGCCACCCGGGTCGACCTTCAACATCGAATTCATAAACCGGGATCCCGTTTACCGGCGATCCTTTGCGCTCAGGATGCGGGCAGGTGACGACGGACACGGCAAATCCGCGTTCGGCGAGGCCCTCGGCCAGATTGGCTGCGGCCACGGCAACGCCGTCGTAAGCCGGCAGGTAGGTTACCGTGGTGAGGAGAACTCGCGGCGGTGCGCTCATGGAACGCTGGTGACGGAACGCTGGCGCGCACGCTGAAAAAGTTTGTGCACAAACGCGATCCTTCGCAGGTAACCGGCCAACTCCAACCGCAGGTGCGGGTCCAATCCCACCGACCAGGCCAAGGCGGCGCCGATGAGGCCGGCCGTGCCCGAGATTAGAAACAACGGCAGGCCGCGTTCCGCGCCGGGCAACCGAAAAAGCGCTTCGCAACACACGGAAAAACTGAGGATGAAGGCAAAACTCCGTTTCAACCAGCCCCAGGTGACCTGGGGCCACGGTAATGAGAAATACAGGCTCACGAAGCGGGTTCCGAACCACATGCCGCAAAGCAGGTTGGCCACCAGTGACGAGATGAACACACCGGTAAACCCGAGCGGTTTGGCCAGGATCAAACTCAGGGCGACCACCAACACGCCTTCGGCTAACGCATAATACTTGTACTTCCCGACCAGCTTGGTAATCCCGGTCATGCCCGTGTAGCATCGGCTTACGCAGAAAACAAAAAGGCAGGCCGCGGCCGCGAGATCACTGCCTGCATCCCAGGTGACTCTACCGCCCGTCCAGACAAACACGAAATGCCGGTTTGCCGCGGCTCCCAGGACTGCAAAGGTGCCTGCCAGCACCGCGGACAGAGAGACGACGTTTGCCAGCCGGTACTGCAGCCTGGCCCGTTCTCCCCTTGCCACCATCTCGGAGAGCGCCGGTGAGGAGGAATCGAAGAGTCGCGAGATGAGCTGCTGGGTCATCGAGAACGCCTTGGTGCAGATCGACCAGACACCAGCCGCTCCAAAACCGAGAAAATGCGAAACCACGACGAGCTGCGTCGCCGAGGTGAGTTGGGCCGCGACGGATAACACAAAAAAATCGCGGCTGAGGCCGGTGACCGCCCTGAACAATGGAAAGTTTAGCGGGCCCCAGTACCTCGTGTGAGGAATAAGCTTGAAATGGATGGAAAAGAACGCCGTCGACAACGTGTAGATCGTGACGCCGACCAGGCCGGCATAACCCAGGCTGAAATAGGAGCAGCCCGCCTTGAGCGCGATCCACAGCGCCAGGAGGCTCGCCAGGTGCACGGCGATGTTTGTGTAATGGATGATGTCCAGGCGCTGGTGACTCCAAAGGGGGAGCCCGAAAGGCTGGGCCAGCATGCTTACGCCGAGCACGGTGCATTGAAGCAGCAGAAGGGACGAGAAATCCCCTGCCCGGTCCGCACTGACGCCAAGGAGCGTTGCGAGCCATGGGCCTGCACAGGCGCCGCACGCCACGATCACCAGGCCGAGCACGGCAAACACGATAAACGCGGCTTTAAACACGGCCCCGTACGTTCCCGCTTTGGGATCATCCTTGAAGTCGATCAACACCCGGGAGATAGACTGGGCGAACCCGAGGTCGAGCAACGTCAGGTAACTTGCCACCTGGGTGACCACGGCCCAAAGACCGAAGTCGGACGCCTTCAGGTAATGCAACGCGATCGGGATCGACAGCCCGATCGAGATGGCATTGGCCGCCAGAGCGAGGTACCCGGCGCCGACCGCCACCATAAGGCGTCTGGTACGACTCATGAGGATGCCGGTTCAGGTCACGCTGTGGTCGAGCGCGGCAACCGCCGTATGGGGGGCCTGCACTTGGTTCCAAGCGGCAAAATTGTTTTCAACAAGTTTGAACAAGCCACACGTAAAAAGCGTGGTCGGAAGACCTGAATCGTAGCCGCCAAAGATGAACACGTACTGAAACGGCTCGTAGAGGGCCGGCAACACGGTCATCATCGCGATCGGGAAATAAGGCGAACCCATGGTGACCCGCAGCAATCCGAACCCGTGCACCGCCAGGTACACAAGCAATGCCAGGTAAAGCATGAGGCCCACCACGCCGACAAAACGAACGGCCGAGATCGGCCCGCTGTGAAACGCGCCCTGAATCATGAACACCTCCTGGGCTTCGTGGCCGATATAATCCTGACCGGATTGCATGATGGAAAGCTCGTAGGCGCTGAACCCGAAGCCGTCGCCGAAAACCTTGTCCTTGATGAAGTCACTCGTGCTCAGAGCCGTGCGCCACATGTACACGCGCCAGTCGACGGAGGTTTCGGCATCGCTGACCGCTTCAGGGTCCCACTTGCCCGGCAAGAACGAAAGGGCGCGCTGCACGTTGACCGGCAGGTGAACGCCTTTGGCCTGCAAACCGCATAGCAGCAGGAGCATCAGCGCGAGGACGGCCCCTAATTGTACCAGCTTCGAAAATCCGTGCCGCACAAAGGCGGAAAGCGCGAACAGGCAAACCAAAAAGAGAATGCCGTTCCGGAACCCCGCCAGACCCATCGCCGCGAAGCACGCCAGAAACCCGAGGCACCGGGCCGGGCGAAGGGGATTGATCAGCGAAAACGGATCGAAATAGCTGGCCAGGGCGACGCCGCACGCCCGCGCCCCGGTTGCCAGATCGAAGATACGGTCCACGCTTTCATCCGCTGCGCCTGCCGGTTTAAGGTCTCGAAAAAAGCTCGAGACATCGATGCCGCCGTAGAAGTAAGCGATGTAGGGCAGGCTGCCCGGAAACAAGTACCCGATTAAGCCGAGCAGGGAAACCAGGGCTGAAGGAATGACCGCCAGCGCCGGCAAACGCAGGGCCAGTTTTGGGCCCATCCGGCTCCGGGAGAGCACAAAGTAGGCTAAAAACCCGATCAGCGCGTCAAAGTAAGGCCGCCCTCCAACCATCGACGAGCCGAAGGCGGCAACCCCTACCGGGTGACGTGCATAGACAAACATCACGTAAGCCAGGTTCAGATAGAGCAGAAGGTCAACGGCGGTGGTGCGTGTGCGGAGGGGCAGCCCGCGCAGGGCCATCAGCGTGAGAAAAACGGCCGCGGCCAGCAGGACGGCGAGTTCCCTGACGCTGAACGGCAGCGGCAAAAACCCGAGGCGGCCGGTGAGAAACCAGGCGAGCGGAATGAAGACCCACACGTAGCTCTGCATTCGAAGCACCAGGGCAACGATTGCAGCCGCACCGAATACCGCCAGCACGGAAACCCATTCGTCCGAGCCGATGCAGATGCCGAGAGTCACCGCACCGACCACCCCAAGGACGGTGACCACCGTGAGGGTAAGGCGTGCTTCAAGGAGTCTCGGGTCCATACGTCAACAAAGCCACCGCTGCATCTGCCGGTGCAAGATATTGATTATCGGCGGTAATCAACCACCCTGTACCGAATCCGTGGGATGATTGGAAAGCCAAAACCCGCCGGTTTTTCGAGGTGCGGCCATGAAAAGCTTGACTCACTTCCAGCCGGTTTTGCTTTGCGGGAATTCCGGCGGGAGAGTTGCGACCCGATCTGACCGATCTGATTTATGGATTCCGCCATCTCAATCGTCACCCCCGGTTTTCGCCAGCCCGACCTCCTGAAGCTGTGTTCACGGTCCGTTCTTGATCAGGCCGGCGTCGAGGTGGAGCACGTCATCCAGGAAGGCGGCGGGCCCCCGGCGCCGGGCGCCTGGCAGCCGGACGATGCTCGAGTGAAGCTGACCGTGGAACCGGATCACGGAATGTACGACGCCCTGAACCGCGGTCTGCGGAAGGCGCGCGGGGCGATCATCGGTCACCTGAATTGCGACGAGCAATACCTGCCGGGTGCGTTGCTGCGTGTAAGCAGGTTCTTTGCGGCTCACCCTGGTATCGAAGTGGTGTTCGGTGATGCCGTTTTGATCGACCTGGAGGGAACGCCGCTCAGTTACCGGCGAATTTTGGCGCCCAAGTGGAACCATACGCGGCACGCTCACCTGGGCACGCTCACCTGTTCCACCTTTTTTCGTCGCTCGTTGCTGGATCGCGGATTCTTCTACCCCGACCATTACCAGGCAATTGGTGATGCCGCGCTGGTTTTGCGATGGTTAAAGGCCGGGGTGGCCATGGCGACCCTGCCCGTGGCCCTGGCCGCATTCACTTTCACGGGACGTAACCTCGGCGCCAGCGAAGTGGCCGCCAGGGAAAAGGCGATCCTGGAGCGAGAGTTTGGGACGGACCTTGCCCGGCTCCGGCCCTACTTCGTCCTCCAGCACCGCTTCCGCAAGGCCCTTGCAGGGGCCTACTGGCCAAGGAGGCTGGCGGTCCCCGTTTACAGCCGGCGTTCGCCCGAACGCCGGGAAACCCGGATACTCAGCGGCTGGCGGTATCGCTGGCCGGCCGAACTGGCCCGGTAGAAAGAACGGGTAACGGGTAACGGGTAACGAGTAACGGGTAACGAGTAACGGGTAACCAATAGCGGGTGTCGGTCACACGGCGGGCACAGTGAGGAGGGCGGGCACAACGACTGAGTTCACACGGTCACACGGCGGGCACGGCGGGTTTGGCGGGCACAACGACTGAGTTCACACGGCGAACACGGCGGGCCACGGCGACCACGGCGGGAAGAGGAAAGAGGAAAGAGTTCGGAGTTCGGAGTTCCAGCATGGGGGTGGGTGCGAGTGTCAATCTGTGTAATCTGTGGATGTTTTGTCTCTTTTCTGCGTTCTTCTGCGTGGTCTGCGGATAATTTTTTGTTTTATCTGTGGACCCGCTGAGTGAAAGGAACGCCAGCGCTGGCGTAGATGCCGGCGACGCGGCGCAACCAAAGGTCCCGGCCGAACTCACGGCGCAGTTTGCGTTTGCCTTGTTCGGCCAGGGTGGCGGCAAGTTTGCGTTCCTGCAGCGCTCGTTCCAGCGCGCAGGCAAACCCGTCCGTATCCTCCACCCGGGCAACCAGGCTCGCCCCTTTTCCGGTTTCAGGAAGCGAGCCCCAGTCGGAAACCACCAGGCCGCGCCCGTTAGCCCAGGCCTCAAGGACGACCAGGGGAAACGGTTCATCCCAAACCGAGGGGATGACGGCGAACTTAGCCCCGGCCCAGAGCGCGCCTTGTTCGGACGGCGGGACGAACCCCGTGAAGGATACGTTAGGCAGATTCAAAGCGTTGACCAGCGCCCGGCATTCCCCTTCCAACGGCCCCGTGCCGGCAATCACGAGCCGGCCCGCTGAGGTCGGGATCCCGGCCCAGGCACGGATCAACTGGATAACGCCCTTTTCGGGCGAGAGCCGGCCGAGAAACAAGGCGTAGCCATCGTCCGGTACCGCCGTTTGAAAGTTGGGCGTGGGTTCCAGGTAATGGGGGAGGACGTGAAGCTTGCCTTCCGGCAACCCCATCTTGAGGTGGAGCCGTTTTTGCACCTCGCTCAGAGCCACCCACGCGTCGACCTTTGAGAAGGTTTTGAGCCAGCGGACCCGCTGGAGGGTGATTCCCATGGTCCCGCAGGCAACCCGGCTCTCCCGCCAACACCTGGTCAAAACCGCGGGAAGAAAATTCCCACGAATGCACCGGTGACACGGTTGGCCGTGGTTGAGGAAAAAGCCGTTCACGCACGACAGACGATAATTGTGGAGGAAGTGTACGACCGGCACGCCAAGCTCGAAAGCGGCTTTATAGATGCCGGGCGACAATGCCGGAAGGACGTTGTGGATCTCAAAGGCCTGATACCGGCGCTCACGCTGCAACGCGCGGAGGTGATTCGCAGCCGGCGCGTTATGCACCACTTTGAGCGGAGCCTGGATGCGTTGTCCCCAGCTTTTACCCAGGAGGTCGTCCGTGGAGTATTCAAACCAGTCCGCTTCCAGGTAATCTTCGAGGTCCGCATGAATCCTCTTCGCCACGGCTTCTTCGCCCCCGAAACGCTGGTAACGTGCGAATATCCGTAAAACGCGCGGCCTCATTTTGAGCTTACAAGATGGCCTCGAAACCTCCCTTTGTCGAAAGGACCGGCCACCGGTTACGCGCGGCTCCGAGGTCTACGCTTGTCCATTACCCGGAAATTGTGTATCGAACCGTCCGCACGTAATGAATTGGCGCCGGCTTTCTACCCGTTACGATTGGCTTATTCCGGCAGCGACCAGCGCGGTGGCTTTGGCTGTCTTATTCGCGGGAGTCCCGTACTCTCTCGGGTACGGCCTCCGGCCAAGTTCGCTGTTCAGGCAGACCTGGTCGATGTGGATGGCGTATCCGGAGTGGGGCCACGGCCTCCTGGTCATTCCGCTCGCCGCGTTTCTGGTTTACCTGAAGCGAAATGACCTGAAGCAAATTCCCATTCGAGGATCGTGGTGGGGGCTGCCCGTGCTGATCCTGGCGATCGCATTATTTTGGGCGGGTTTTATCACCGACCTCCAATACGCCGGGTATGCCGCCCTGCAACTTTTCACGGCCGGCCTGGTGATTTGGTTTCTGGGCACGCGCTTTTTCGGCGCCGTCTTTTTTATCTGGCTGTTTCTGAGCTTCGCGTGGCCGCTGGTTTTCCTTGACCAATACGTGGCGTTCCCGCTCCGCCTGCTCATGAGCAGCGCGAGCGCGCACGCCCTGAACCTGCTGGGAATAGCGACCATTCGAGCCGGGACGGCGATTTTGTCGGGGCCGGATCCGGCGGCCGGGGTTGTGACCGGCCAGCGGTTCAGCGTGGATGTGGCCGACCCATGCAGCGGGTTGCACTCGCTGTTTGCGCTCACGATGGTTTCAGCCCTTTATGGCATCGCGGTTTTTCGGCGCTGGTGGCAGGTCCTCGTTTTAGTCCTGGCGGCGTTTCCGCTGGCCATCTTCGGGAATTTCTGCCGGATCATCCTGCTCACTTTCGGCACCATTTCCTTCGGGAGCCGTTTCGCGTTGGGTTCGGAGGAACACCCTGCCTGGTTTCATTCCGCGGCAGGATTTTTCGTCTACGGCGTCGCGCTGGCGGGCCTGCAGTTGCTTGGGATCGCCCTCAGCCGTCTGTCCGCGAAGCCTTCGGCTGCAGATTGATTCGTTACACCCTCACGCCATGAGCCTTCATGCCCCGGAAACCAAAAAAGCCGCGCCAAATGCTTCCGGCAGTGTTCCAAACCGCTTTCCGTGGTGGCGC from Verrucomicrobiota bacterium includes:
- a CDS encoding glycosyltransferase family 4 protein, producing the protein MRPRVLRIFARYQRFGGEEAVAKRIHADLEDYLEADWFEYSTDDLLGKSWGQRIQAPLKVVHNAPAANHLRALQRERRYQAFEIHNVLPALSPGIYKAAFELGVPVVHFLHNYRLSCVNGFFLNHGQPCHRCIRGNFLPAVLTRCWRESRVACGTMGITLQRVRWLKTFSKVDAWVALSEVQKRLHLKMGLPEGKLHVLPHYLEPTPNFQTAVPDDGYALFLGRLSPEKGVIQLIRAWAGIPTSAGRLVIAGTGPLEGECRALVNALNLPNVSFTGFVPPSEQGALWAGAKFAVIPSVWDEPFPLVVLEAWANGRGLVVSDWGSLPETGKGASLVARVEDTDGFACALERALQERKLAATLAEQGKRKLRREFGRDLWLRRVAGIYASAGVPFTQRVHR
- a CDS encoding glycosyltransferase family 4 protein gives rise to the protein MSAPPRVLLTTVTYLPAYDGVAVAAANLAEGLAERGFAVSVVTCPHPERKGSPVNGIPVYEFDVEGRPGWRTGMRGEVAGYQRFVAQFPCDVIICQYWNVWSTFLAQNVFPATTARKVLVSHGFSTHLLTFHRPPYFGIGQWIGRLPIALRLASDLRRYDQVVLLSEKRNLRRFIDHLVADLTGYRRHTVLPNGVRPEEFANAAIPFRALHGIDDRARLVLCVANYSGRKNQIRALRVFAEAAVPGAALVFIGSEHNEYMNELEAALAKLRAGGFTGDVRLLAGLSRAETCAAYRAADAFLLTANAETQPIVLLEAMANGVPFVAVPSGAITEMPGGITALTNVGLVRALRRVLLDNVTRADLAAAGRTAVARQYHWPRVLDGYERIIRSLLPSKGS
- a CDS encoding glycosyltransferase family 4 protein, with translation MRILYDHPTPFFLAHGGLQIQIRQTMAGVRAAGHETEFLRFWEEEAGADVIHYFGRCSGFYIEMARSKGIPVVMSDLLSGTGSRAPWKLTLQAAAIRTARSVLPGFFTNRMGWESYQQAAALVAPTKVEKRLMIRLFGADPHKVHIVTNGVEDFFFRHEPGDRGARLVCTATITERKRVLELAEAAVLAAIPIRIVGRPYSEQDPYYRAFASVARKHPDLVLYDGPVNDRRALARLYQQSAGFVLLSTMESLSLSSMEAAASGCKLLLADLPWARDAFGAKAWYCPVPAAVERTAQILKNFVRNLSGVPTPPVPFTWNEIGRQFARIYEGVANPNTAGKSGGGGGGGGGAAS
- a CDS encoding glycosyltransferase, with the protein product MDSAISIVTPGFRQPDLLKLCSRSVLDQAGVEVEHVIQEGGGPPAPGAWQPDDARVKLTVEPDHGMYDALNRGLRKARGAIIGHLNCDEQYLPGALLRVSRFFAAHPGIEVVFGDAVLIDLEGTPLSYRRILAPKWNHTRHAHLGTLTCSTFFRRSLLDRGFFYPDHYQAIGDAALVLRWLKAGVAMATLPVALAAFTFTGRNLGASEVAAREKAILEREFGTDLARLRPYFVLQHRFRKALAGAYWPRRLAVPVYSRRSPERRETRILSGWRYRWPAELAR
- a CDS encoding exosortase/archaeosortase family protein, whose amino-acid sequence is MNWRRLSTRYDWLIPAATSAVALAVLFAGVPYSLGYGLRPSSLFRQTWSMWMAYPEWGHGLLVIPLAAFLVYLKRNDLKQIPIRGSWWGLPVLILAIALFWAGFITDLQYAGYAALQLFTAGLVIWFLGTRFFGAVFFIWLFLSFAWPLVFLDQYVAFPLRLLMSSASAHALNLLGIATIRAGTAILSGPDPAAGVVTGQRFSVDVADPCSGLHSLFALTMVSALYGIAVFRRWWQVLVLVLAAFPLAIFGNFCRIILLTFGTISFGSRFALGSEEHPAWFHSAAGFFVYGVALAGLQLLGIALSRLSAKPSAAD
- a CDS encoding class I SAM-dependent methyltransferase, which produces MLRVSHPRWKAHDVRPHFKPAREHYAPADQPMFEAAYAELCRIDLNGKNVLEVCCGAGMLAVCLARVFPDARITALDRYADAGGEITAVQPELPNLKYVVGDALNLPQYADGSFDLIYGQATLHHLAHDCTRVALEYSRLLKPGGRLIFIYEPLGHNLLVDVIRAARIARRELGDESNLYLSMLEGITRAFSHCAGCEVQVFNLLSYAVKGVQNQAILAAAHNLDAWILERHPKLLRYCANCNIVFTKAARQNSPAEPAG